The Pantoea phytobeneficialis genome has a segment encoding these proteins:
- a CDS encoding Slp family lipoprotein → MPMSRKGMSGALLACVLLISGCVSVPDAIKGSSQLPQQDLLRVMNAPQLYVGQESRFGGKVVNVTNLNGLTRLEIATQPLDDSARPRLGSASVGRIFADIHGFVDPTDVKNQYVTVLGNIKGTEKGTIGQASYNFVVIDVRGYQRWHLTQQVMTPPQPIDPWIFYGPTRHHPGYWGPNPYWGMSNSGPAQVETILTE, encoded by the coding sequence ATGCCAATGAGTCGTAAAGGGATGTCTGGCGCTCTGTTAGCCTGCGTGCTGTTGATCAGCGGTTGTGTTTCGGTGCCGGATGCCATTAAAGGGAGTTCACAGCTTCCACAGCAAGATCTATTACGCGTGATGAATGCGCCGCAGCTCTATGTCGGCCAGGAGTCGCGCTTCGGCGGTAAAGTGGTAAACGTCACCAATCTTAATGGTCTGACGCGCCTCGAAATTGCCACCCAACCATTGGATGACAGCGCCCGACCACGTCTTGGTTCGGCATCGGTCGGTCGTATTTTTGCCGATATTCACGGCTTCGTTGATCCGACCGATGTGAAAAACCAGTACGTTACCGTGCTGGGCAATATCAAAGGGACAGAAAAAGGGACGATCGGCCAGGCCAGCTATAATTTTGTGGTTATCGATGTAAGAGGTTATCAGCGCTGGCATTTAACGCAGCAGGTTATGACGCCACCGCAGCCTATCGATCCCTGGATTTTCTACGGACCGACACGCCATCATCCAGGCTATTGGGGACCCAACCCTTACTGGGGCATGTCCAATAGTGGTCCGGCACAGGTAGAAACCATCCTGACTGAATAA
- the fadD gene encoding long-chain-fatty-acid--CoA ligase FadD, giving the protein MTKVWLKRYPPDVPAEITADRYTSLIDLFEHAATRYADQVAFVNMGQPMTYRQLDQQSRAFAAWLQQGLKLKAGDRVALMMPNLLQYPVALFGVLRAGMVVVNVNPLYTPRELKHQLNDSGASAIVIVSNFAHTLEKVVAETQVKHVMLTRMGDQLAPIKGTLVNFVVRYVKKLVPKYHLPGAVSFRLALQQGEQLTYQRPDVTNDDLAFLQYTGGTTGVAKGAMLTHGNMQANLEQAKATYGKLLRPGQECVVTALPLYHIFALTVNCLLFLDLGGQNLLITNPRDIPGFVRELAKFPFTAITGVNTLFNALLNDANFNKLDFSTLRMSAGGGMAVQKAVAERWEKLTGHYLLEGYGLTECSPLVSVNPYDITCHTGSIGLPVPSTDVRIVDEDEHDVLPGEPGELCVRGPQVMVGYWQRPEATEEVLKNGWLHTGDIVTVDSEGFIRIVDRKKDMILVSGFNVYPNEIEDVLMQHEKVREAAAIGVPSDLSGEAVKVCIVKKDPTLTKEEVLDHCRRQLTGYKVPKIIEFRDELPKTNVGKILRRELRDEVKREG; this is encoded by the coding sequence TTGACTAAGGTTTGGCTGAAACGCTATCCGCCGGATGTCCCAGCGGAAATTACTGCGGACCGTTATACCTCTTTGATCGATCTATTTGAGCATGCAGCAACGCGTTATGCCGATCAGGTCGCTTTCGTAAACATGGGTCAACCGATGACCTATCGTCAGCTGGACCAGCAAAGTCGTGCTTTCGCTGCCTGGTTACAACAGGGGTTGAAGCTTAAAGCCGGTGACCGGGTTGCGCTGATGATGCCTAATCTGCTGCAATATCCGGTGGCGCTGTTTGGCGTGCTGCGTGCAGGCATGGTGGTAGTGAATGTTAACCCACTCTACACACCACGCGAGTTAAAGCATCAACTTAACGACAGCGGTGCCAGTGCGATTGTCATCGTCTCGAATTTTGCGCACACCTTAGAAAAAGTCGTGGCCGAGACTCAGGTTAAACATGTGATGTTAACGCGCATGGGCGATCAACTGGCCCCCATCAAAGGAACGCTGGTTAATTTTGTTGTTCGCTATGTGAAGAAGTTGGTGCCGAAATACCATCTGCCAGGTGCCGTTTCTTTTCGTCTGGCGTTGCAGCAGGGGGAGCAACTGACTTATCAACGCCCTGATGTGACCAATGATGACCTGGCGTTTCTGCAATATACCGGTGGTACCACCGGGGTAGCGAAAGGCGCAATGCTGACGCACGGCAATATGCAGGCCAACCTCGAACAGGCGAAAGCCACCTATGGCAAGCTGCTGCGTCCGGGACAGGAGTGCGTGGTCACCGCCTTGCCGCTGTACCATATTTTTGCTCTGACGGTTAACTGTCTGCTGTTCCTCGATCTGGGCGGCCAGAACCTGTTGATCACCAATCCGCGCGACATCCCGGGTTTTGTCAGGGAGCTGGCTAAGTTCCCGTTCACCGCGATTACCGGTGTGAATACCCTGTTCAACGCGCTGCTCAACGATGCCAACTTTAATAAGCTGGATTTCTCCACCCTGCGGATGTCGGCGGGCGGCGGTATGGCGGTGCAAAAAGCCGTGGCTGAACGCTGGGAGAAACTGACCGGCCACTATCTGCTGGAAGGCTACGGTTTGACCGAGTGTTCACCGTTGGTGTCGGTGAATCCTTATGACATCACCTGCCATACCGGAAGCATCGGTTTACCGGTACCTTCTACCGATGTGCGTATCGTCGATGAAGATGAACATGATGTCCTGCCGGGTGAGCCGGGAGAGCTTTGCGTACGCGGCCCGCAAGTGATGGTCGGTTACTGGCAACGCCCGGAAGCTACCGAAGAAGTGCTAAAAAATGGCTGGCTGCATACCGGTGATATTGTTACCGTGGACAGCGAAGGCTTTATCCGCATCGTCGATCGCAAAAAAGACATGATTCTGGTGTCGGGCTTTAACGTGTATCCTAATGAGATCGAAGATGTGCTGATGCAGCATGAGAAAGTGCGAGAGGCCGCCGCGATTGGCGTACCGAGCGATCTTTCCGGTGAAGCGGTGAAAGTGTGTATCGTGAAGAAAGATCCCACCTTAACCAAAGAAGAAGTGCTGGATCACTGTCGCCGTCAGCTAACCGGCTACAAGGTGCCGAAGATTATCGAGTTTCGCGACGAGTTGCCTAAGACTAATGTCGGCAAGATTTTACGTCGTGAGTTGCGCGATGAGGTGAAGCGGGAAGGGTAA
- the minE gene encoding cell division topological specificity factor MinE, with product MALLDFFLSRKKNTANIAKERLQIIVAERRRGDSEPHYLPQLKRDILEVICKYVKIDPDMVTVQLDQKGDDISILELNVTLPETEEVTK from the coding sequence ATGGCATTACTTGATTTCTTTTTATCCCGTAAGAAGAACACAGCCAACATAGCCAAGGAAAGGCTGCAAATTATTGTGGCTGAACGCAGAAGGGGCGACAGTGAGCCCCACTACCTGCCGCAGCTCAAGCGCGACATTCTGGAAGTGATTTGCAAGTATGTGAAGATTGACCCAGATATGGTGACCGTTCAGCTGGATCAGAAAGGAGATGATATCTCGATTCTGGAGCTGAACGTTACGCTACCGGAGACGGAAGAAGTCACCAAATGA
- the minD gene encoding septum site-determining protein MinD — MARIIVVTSGKGGVGKTTSSAAIATGLAQKGKKTVVIDFDIGLRNLDLIMGCERRVVYDFVNVIQGDATLNQALIKDKRTEQLYILPASQTRDKDALTREGVEKVLNDLATMEFDFIVCDSPAGIETGALMALYFADEAIITTNPEVSSVRDSDRILGIIASKSRRAENGQDAVKEHLLLTRYNPGRVSRGDMLSMEDVLDILRIPLVGVIPEDQSVLRASNQGEPVILDATSDAGKAYADTVDRLLGEERPFRFIEEEKKGFLKRLFGG, encoded by the coding sequence ATGGCACGCATCATTGTAGTTACATCCGGTAAAGGGGGCGTTGGCAAGACCACGTCAAGCGCGGCCATCGCCACTGGACTCGCGCAGAAAGGCAAAAAAACCGTGGTTATCGATTTTGACATCGGTCTGCGTAACCTCGACCTGATCATGGGCTGTGAACGCCGTGTGGTTTATGACTTCGTCAACGTTATTCAGGGCGATGCCACACTGAACCAGGCGCTGATTAAAGATAAGCGTACCGAGCAACTCTACATCCTGCCTGCGTCGCAAACCCGTGACAAAGATGCCCTGACCCGCGAAGGCGTTGAGAAAGTACTGAACGATCTGGCGACCATGGAGTTCGATTTTATCGTTTGTGACTCGCCGGCCGGTATCGAAACCGGTGCGCTGATGGCGCTCTATTTTGCCGACGAAGCGATTATTACTACTAACCCGGAAGTCTCTTCAGTACGTGACTCCGACCGTATTCTTGGCATCATCGCCTCAAAATCTCGCCGTGCAGAGAATGGCCAGGATGCCGTGAAAGAACACCTGCTGCTGACCCGTTACAACCCGGGCCGCGTCAGTCGTGGTGATATGTTGAGCATGGAAGACGTACTGGATATCCTGCGTATTCCATTGGTCGGCGTCATTCCTGAAGACCAATCGGTACTGCGCGCCTCTAACCAGGGCGAACCGGTGATCCTTGACGCGACCTCAGATGCCGGTAAAGCCTATGCTGATACCGTAGACCGCCTGCTTGGCGAAGAACGCCCCTTCCGCTTTATTGAAGAAGAGAAGAAGGGTTTCCTGAAACGCCTGTTCGGGGGATAA
- a CDS encoding YoaH family protein, with protein sequence MFTGLPALSHEQQQQAVERIQELMAGGMASGQAIAQVAHEIRQSHQGEQIRARFEDDEEDV encoded by the coding sequence ATGTTTACAGGTCTTCCGGCATTATCTCACGAACAGCAGCAGCAGGCGGTTGAACGTATTCAGGAACTGATGGCAGGGGGTATGGCCAGCGGCCAGGCGATTGCGCAGGTCGCGCATGAAATTCGTCAGAGTCATCAGGGAGAACAAATTCGGGCGCGCTTTGAAGACGACGAAGAGGACGTCTGA
- a CDS encoding ATP-dependent DNA helicase: protein MADDFAADGALAQAIPGFKPREAQREMAQAVAEAVKSGGELVVEAGTGTGKTYAYLAPALRADKKVIISTGSKALQDQLYNRDLPTVARALKFKGKTALLKGRSNYLCLERMEQQTQSGGDLNAQALGDLITLRGWSSETIDGDISSCAGVAEDSPVWPYVTSTNDNCLGSDCPLYKDCFVVKARKRAMDADVVVVNHHLFLADLVVKEGGFGELIPEADVMIFDEAHQLPDIASQYFGQQLSSRQLLDLVKDIIIAYRTEVRDVQQLQKSADRLAQCTQDFRLTLGEPGFRGNLRDLLSDNNVMRMLTLLDDALELCYDVIKLSLGRSALLDAAFERAALYRTRLKRLRAIDEPGFSYWYECSSRHFTLALTPLSVAERFREVMDNRKAAWVFTSATLAVNEQMSHFSSRLGVDKAKTLILNSPFDYARQALLCVPRHLPEPNRPGGARRLAQMMKPLIDANKGRCFFLCTSHMMMRELAAEFRASMTIPVLLQGETSKGQLLKQFLEAGNALLVATSSFWEGVDVRGDALSLVIIDKLPFTSPEDPLLKARMEDCRLRGGEPFNDVQLPDAVITLKQGVGRLIRDTDDRGVLVICDQRLVSRPYGALFLNSLPPTPRTRDLDRAIRFVREQESH, encoded by the coding sequence GTGGCAGACGATTTTGCAGCTGACGGCGCGCTGGCGCAGGCGATTCCCGGCTTTAAACCGCGTGAAGCGCAGCGCGAGATGGCGCAGGCTGTCGCAGAGGCGGTAAAAAGTGGCGGTGAGCTGGTGGTGGAGGCCGGTACCGGCACCGGTAAAACCTATGCTTATCTTGCACCCGCGCTGCGTGCTGACAAAAAAGTGATCATCTCCACTGGTTCCAAAGCGTTACAGGATCAGCTGTATAATCGCGATCTACCCACCGTTGCCCGTGCGCTCAAGTTCAAAGGCAAAACCGCCTTGCTGAAAGGCCGCTCCAACTATCTCTGTCTGGAACGGATGGAACAGCAAACCCAGAGCGGCGGGGATCTCAACGCCCAGGCGCTGGGCGATTTGATTACGTTGCGCGGCTGGTCATCGGAAACCATTGATGGCGATATCAGCAGCTGTGCCGGTGTGGCAGAAGACAGCCCGGTGTGGCCTTATGTCACCAGCACCAACGACAACTGTCTGGGCAGTGATTGCCCGCTGTACAAAGATTGTTTTGTGGTGAAAGCCCGCAAACGGGCAATGGACGCTGATGTGGTGGTGGTGAATCACCATTTGTTCCTCGCTGATCTGGTGGTAAAAGAAGGGGGCTTTGGGGAACTGATTCCCGAGGCCGATGTGATGATTTTCGATGAAGCCCATCAGCTGCCGGATATCGCCAGCCAATATTTCGGCCAGCAACTCTCCAGCCGCCAACTCCTCGATTTAGTCAAAGACATCATTATTGCCTACCGTACTGAAGTGCGTGATGTGCAGCAGTTGCAGAAATCCGCCGACCGCCTGGCGCAATGCACCCAGGATTTCCGCCTGACATTGGGAGAACCCGGCTTTCGCGGCAACCTGCGCGACTTGCTGAGCGATAATAACGTGATGCGCATGCTGACCTTGTTGGATGATGCACTCGAACTCTGTTACGACGTGATTAAGTTATCGCTGGGGCGTTCTGCATTGCTGGATGCCGCCTTTGAGCGCGCCGCCCTGTATCGTACCCGCCTGAAACGCTTACGTGCCATTGATGAACCGGGCTTCAGCTATTGGTATGAATGCTCCAGCCGTCATTTTACCCTCGCGCTGACGCCGCTCTCGGTTGCCGAACGTTTCCGCGAAGTGATGGACAATCGCAAAGCAGCCTGGGTCTTCACCTCTGCTACCCTGGCGGTGAATGAGCAGATGAGCCATTTCTCGAGCCGGTTGGGTGTGGATAAAGCAAAAACGCTGATCCTCAACAGCCCGTTTGATTATGCGCGCCAGGCGCTGTTGTGCGTACCGCGCCATCTGCCGGAGCCAAATCGTCCCGGTGGCGCGCGCCGGTTGGCACAGATGATGAAGCCGTTGATTGATGCCAACAAAGGCCGCTGCTTCTTTTTATGTACCTCGCATATGATGATGCGTGAACTGGCGGCGGAATTTCGTGCCTCCATGACCATACCGGTGCTGCTACAGGGCGAAACCAGTAAAGGTCAGCTGTTGAAACAATTCCTTGAGGCAGGCAATGCCTTGCTGGTGGCAACCAGCAGCTTCTGGGAAGGCGTGGATGTGCGGGGCGATGCGTTGTCACTGGTGATCATCGATAAACTGCCGTTTACTTCACCGGAGGATCCGTTGTTGAAAGCCCGCATGGAGGATTGTCGTCTGCGCGGCGGTGAGCCGTTTAACGATGTGCAGTTACCCGATGCGGTAATTACCCTCAAACAGGGGGTAGGCCGTCTGATCCGTGATACCGACGATCGTGGTGTGCTGGTGATTTGCGATCAGCGCCTGGTGTCTCGCCCCTATGGCGCGCTGTTCCTCAACAGTTTGCCGCCTACCCCGCGCACCCGCGATCTTGACCGCGCCATTCGTTTTGTCCGCGAGCAGGAGAGTCACTAA
- a CDS encoding YcgL domain-containing protein, with product MFCVIYRSPQRDQTYLYVEKKDDFSRVPEELLRGFGKPQLAMVLSLEKRGKLANADINKVKQALSDQGYYLQLPPPLESLLNIHLQQGKKD from the coding sequence ATGTTTTGTGTGATCTACAGAAGCCCGCAACGCGACCAGACTTATCTTTATGTTGAAAAAAAAGACGATTTTTCCCGCGTGCCGGAAGAATTGCTGCGGGGCTTTGGTAAACCTCAGCTGGCAATGGTGCTGTCACTGGAAAAACGCGGCAAACTGGCTAATGCAGACATCAATAAAGTAAAGCAGGCATTGAGCGATCAGGGCTATTATTTACAATTGCCGCCCCCGCTGGAAAGTCTGCTGAACATACATCTTCAGCAAGGCAAAAAAGATTAA
- the rnd gene encoding ribonuclease D gives MNYSLIDQNDQLAAVCDKARQHSAVALDTEFVRTRTYYPQLGLIQLFDGEQLVLIDPLNISDWSPFIALLRDTQVTKFLHAGGEDLEVFLHRFRCLPDPMVDTQILAAFAGQPLSWGFAAMVMHFNQIELDKSEARTDWLARPLTARQCEYAAADVAYLLPIAHQLVAQTEAAGNMAAALSECDTLCQRRLDVLVPEDAWRDITNAWQLRPRQLAALQRLAAWRLNIARQKDMAVNFVVREENLWKVARFMPGSLGELDHLGLNGHEIRFHGKALVAMVAEAQAQDESTLPQPLGNLIDHPEYKQTFKAIKALVQQVSEETGFSQELLASRRQINQVLSVHWGLKNASRTPELIAGWRGDLFKARIDEILQTH, from the coding sequence GTGAATTATTCCCTGATCGACCAAAATGACCAACTGGCGGCGGTATGTGACAAAGCACGGCAGCATAGCGCTGTGGCGCTGGATACCGAATTTGTTCGCACCCGTACTTACTATCCGCAGTTGGGCCTGATCCAGCTGTTTGATGGCGAGCAATTGGTCCTGATCGATCCTCTCAACATTAGCGACTGGTCACCGTTTATTGCGTTATTGCGTGATACCCAGGTAACCAAATTCCTGCACGCGGGTGGTGAAGATCTCGAAGTGTTTCTGCATCGTTTTCGCTGCCTGCCGGATCCGATGGTCGATACCCAAATTCTGGCGGCTTTTGCCGGGCAGCCTCTGTCGTGGGGTTTTGCCGCGATGGTGATGCACTTTAATCAGATCGAGCTGGATAAAAGTGAAGCGCGCACTGACTGGCTGGCGCGTCCGCTGACGGCGCGCCAGTGTGAATATGCGGCGGCGGATGTCGCTTACCTGCTGCCGATAGCCCATCAACTGGTGGCGCAAACGGAAGCGGCAGGCAACATGGCCGCAGCGCTGAGCGAATGTGACACCTTATGCCAGCGTCGTCTGGATGTGCTGGTGCCTGAAGATGCCTGGCGTGATATCACCAATGCCTGGCAACTGCGCCCGCGTCAGTTGGCGGCTTTGCAGCGTCTTGCGGCGTGGCGGCTGAATATCGCGCGGCAGAAAGATATGGCGGTGAACTTCGTGGTGCGCGAAGAGAACTTGTGGAAAGTGGCGCGTTTTATGCCCGGCAGTCTCGGTGAACTGGATCATCTGGGCCTGAATGGCCATGAAATCCGCTTCCACGGTAAAGCGCTGGTGGCGATGGTGGCCGAAGCGCAAGCGCAGGATGAAAGCACGTTGCCGCAACCGCTGGGGAATCTGATTGATCACCCGGAATACAAGCAGACCTTCAAAGCCATCAAAGCGTTGGTCCAGCAGGTGAGCGAAGAGACGGGTTTTAGCCAGGAGTTGCTGGCTTCACGTCGTCAGATCAATCAGGTGTTGAGCGTGCATTGGGGGTTGAAAAATGCCTCACGCACACCGGAATTAATCGCAGGCTGGCGTGGCGATTTGTTCAAGGCGCGCATCGACGAGATTTTGCAGACGCACTAA
- the minC gene encoding septum site-determining protein MinC: protein MSQMPIEFKGSSFTLSVVHLHHSQPEVIRQALQDKIDQAPGFLKNAPVVLNVSALNGDINWKQMQQAVSATGLRIVGVSGCKDDALKKMIARAGLPVLSEGKESKKRTETPVAEAVAAPVVAETVNKTRIINTPVRSGQQIYARNADLIVTSSVSAGAELVADGNIHIYGMMRGRALAGASGDRDCQIFCTNLAAELVSIAGEYWIMDQIPAEFFGKAARLCLKEGALTIQTLN from the coding sequence ATGTCGCAAATGCCAATCGAATTCAAGGGAAGCAGTTTTACCCTGTCAGTCGTTCATCTGCACCATTCGCAACCTGAGGTGATTCGTCAGGCGTTGCAGGACAAAATCGACCAGGCGCCTGGCTTTCTGAAAAATGCGCCCGTGGTGCTCAATGTGTCGGCATTGAACGGCGACATCAACTGGAAACAGATGCAACAAGCCGTCAGCGCAACCGGATTGCGTATCGTTGGCGTCAGCGGTTGTAAAGATGATGCGCTGAAAAAGATGATTGCGCGCGCCGGTTTACCGGTGCTGTCTGAAGGTAAAGAGAGCAAAAAGCGCACTGAAACGCCGGTTGCTGAAGCCGTCGCCGCCCCTGTTGTGGCTGAGACCGTCAATAAAACCCGCATCATCAATACGCCAGTACGTTCAGGCCAGCAGATCTATGCCCGCAATGCCGATTTAATCGTCACCAGCAGCGTCAGCGCCGGTGCTGAATTAGTTGCCGATGGCAACATCCACATTTACGGCATGATGCGCGGCCGCGCGCTGGCGGGTGCCAGCGGTGACCGTGACTGCCAGATTTTTTGCACCAACCTCGCCGCAGAGTTGGTCTCGATTGCCGGGGAGTACTGGATCATGGATCAGATCCCGGCAGAATTTTTTGGTAAAGCTGCGCGCCTGTGCCTCAAAGAGGGCGCGCTCACCATTCAGACACTTAATTAG
- the pabB gene encoding aminodeoxychorismate synthase component 1, which produces MIVKTLALNYTPDTLTHLFSTLAHQPWAMLLTSGQADHADNRFDIMTADPRVTLVTRGDVTEIVQQDHIQTSPNDPLTLLQQQCDALGVQPAFNPDLPFQGGALGLFGYDLGRRFETLPQLAKSDLITPDMAVGIYDWALIADHQLCRLTLVSLDDADARWQWLQAQNAPAQQPFALTSDWQSNLSYDDYAQRFAAVQAYIQAGDCYQVNLAQRFQASYRGDEWQAFQHLNAANRAPFSAFLRLPHSVILSLSPERFLSLHQQEIETRPIKGTRPRLADPHADRQQAEELAHAEKDRAENLMIVDLLRNDIGRVAEPGSVSVPELFVVEPFPAVHHLVSTVRARLPAQLAATDLLRACFPGGSITGAPKIRAMEIIEELEPHRRNAWCGSIGYISLCGRMDTSITIRTLVAENQQLYCAAGGGLVADSDVTAEYQETLHKVNRILPSLRELA; this is translated from the coding sequence ATGATCGTAAAAACCCTCGCTCTCAATTATACGCCGGATACGCTGACGCACCTGTTTTCCACCCTTGCTCATCAGCCCTGGGCAATGCTGTTGACGTCGGGCCAGGCCGATCATGCTGATAACCGCTTTGATATTATGACCGCCGATCCGCGTGTAACCCTGGTGACCCGGGGTGACGTAACGGAAATCGTTCAGCAAGACCATATCCAGACCAGCCCGAATGATCCGCTGACGCTACTCCAGCAGCAGTGCGATGCACTCGGAGTTCAGCCCGCTTTTAATCCTGACCTGCCTTTTCAGGGCGGCGCGCTGGGATTATTTGGTTATGACCTGGGGCGTCGTTTCGAAACCTTACCTCAGCTGGCGAAGTCCGATCTCATTACCCCGGATATGGCGGTCGGCATTTATGACTGGGCGTTAATCGCTGACCATCAATTATGTCGCCTGACGCTGGTGTCACTGGATGATGCCGACGCGCGCTGGCAATGGCTGCAAGCGCAAAACGCCCCCGCTCAACAACCCTTTGCGCTAACCAGTGACTGGCAATCCAATCTGAGTTACGACGACTACGCCCAACGTTTTGCCGCTGTGCAGGCCTATATTCAGGCAGGTGATTGCTACCAGGTTAATCTGGCCCAGCGCTTTCAGGCCAGCTATCGCGGTGATGAGTGGCAGGCTTTTCAGCATCTGAATGCGGCCAATCGCGCTCCCTTCAGCGCCTTTCTCCGGCTGCCGCACAGCGTGATTCTCAGCTTGTCACCGGAACGCTTTCTTTCCCTGCATCAGCAGGAAATTGAAACCCGGCCAATCAAAGGCACGCGCCCACGCCTGGCCGATCCTCACGCCGACCGTCAGCAGGCAGAAGAGCTGGCGCATGCCGAGAAAGATCGCGCAGAAAATTTGATGATTGTCGATCTGCTGCGCAATGATATCGGGCGCGTTGCCGAACCTGGCAGCGTCAGCGTACCTGAGTTATTTGTCGTCGAACCGTTCCCGGCGGTGCATCATCTGGTGAGTACCGTGCGAGCAAGGCTGCCCGCGCAGCTTGCCGCCACTGATCTGCTGCGTGCCTGTTTTCCCGGGGGCTCCATTACCGGCGCGCCGAAGATCCGCGCCATGGAGATCATTGAGGAGCTGGAACCACATCGCCGCAATGCCTGGTGCGGGAGCATCGGTTATATCAGCCTGTGTGGCCGCATGGATACCAGCATCACCATCCGCACACTTGTCGCCGAAAACCAGCAGTTATACTGCGCAGCGGGCGGTGGGCTGGTGGCCGACAGTGACGTCACCGCTGAATATCAGGAGACGTTGCATAAAGTGAATCGTATTCTTCCCAGCCTGCGAGAACTGGCCTGA
- the tsaB gene encoding tRNA (adenosine(37)-N6)-threonylcarbamoyltransferase complex dimerization subunit type 1 TsaB, which produces MSARILALDTATEACSAALLNQQQLDSRFEIAPRDHTQRILPLVQALLQAQQLELTALDALAFGRGPGSFTGVRIGIGIAQGLALGANLPMIGVSSLATMAQGAWRLSGATRVLAAIDARMGEVYWAEYQRDANGEWHGEETEAVLSPEAAQTRIASLSGEWTTVGTGWQAYPQLLTTPGAHLIASEVQLPAAEDMLPLALAAWQRGETVAVEHAEPVYLRNEVAWKKLPGR; this is translated from the coding sequence ATGTCCGCCCGAATTTTAGCCCTGGACACGGCGACAGAAGCCTGTTCTGCCGCGCTGCTGAATCAACAACAGCTTGATTCCCGTTTCGAAATCGCTCCGCGTGACCATACTCAACGTATTCTGCCGCTGGTACAGGCGTTGTTGCAGGCGCAACAACTTGAGCTGACGGCGCTGGATGCGCTGGCGTTTGGACGCGGGCCGGGCAGTTTTACCGGCGTGCGTATCGGCATCGGTATCGCCCAGGGGCTGGCGCTGGGGGCGAATCTGCCAATGATTGGCGTCTCCTCGTTAGCCACCATGGCGCAAGGCGCCTGGCGACTGAGCGGCGCAACGCGTGTGCTGGCGGCGATCGATGCACGCATGGGCGAAGTCTATTGGGCGGAGTATCAACGCGATGCGAACGGCGAGTGGCACGGCGAAGAAACCGAAGCCGTGCTGTCACCGGAAGCCGCTCAGACGCGTATTGCCAGCCTGAGCGGTGAGTGGACCACGGTTGGCACCGGTTGGCAGGCGTATCCGCAGCTGTTAACCACGCCCGGTGCGCATCTGATCGCCAGCGAAGTCCAGTTACCTGCTGCTGAAGATATGCTGCCGTTGGCGCTTGCGGCCTGGCAACGGGGAGAAACGGTAGCGGTAGAACACGCCGAGCCCGTATATCTGCGCAATGAAGTGGCATGGAAAAAATTGCCGGGACGTTAA
- a CDS encoding RidA family protein, protein MTITRIDPEHRMSEAVIHNQTVYYTSVPENLDEDAEAQTANALAVIDAILTRVGSDKSKILDATIFLVDKADFPAMNRAWDAWVSPGNAPVRCTVQAGLMNPKYKVEIKIIAAL, encoded by the coding sequence ATGACCATTACGCGTATTGATCCAGAACACCGTATGTCGGAAGCTGTTATTCATAACCAGACGGTGTACTACACCAGCGTGCCAGAGAATCTTGATGAGGATGCAGAGGCACAAACCGCCAACGCGCTGGCCGTGATCGACGCCATTCTGACCCGTGTAGGTTCAGACAAAAGCAAAATTCTCGACGCGACTATTTTCCTCGTCGATAAAGCTGATTTCCCGGCGATGAACCGCGCCTGGGATGCCTGGGTGTCACCGGGCAATGCACCGGTGCGTTGCACCGTGCAGGCCGGTTTGATGAATCCGAAATATAAAGTCGAAATTAAGATCATCGCCGCCTTGTAA